The genomic window CGTGATATGGCAGGCTGACGACGTTGGCCAAGCTGTCCTGCAGGTTGGACCGCTTGCTGGCCCAGTCCTGGGCCATCGCCTCAGAACGGCCGCCATATTCGACGAATAGACACTCCGCCAGCATGTCGCAAAGGGCGGTCTTCTGGTCCACCCGCAACTCGCCCGCCGGACTGTCGGGCTTGTTCCCGACCAGATAGGCCATTTCAAAGACCGGGCCGCGCAACGTTTGCCGGGACTGGTATTGATCAAGTGTCCACTGCACCGGGAACAGGTGGCTGGCCGCAGCCTCACCCGTATCCTTGGCGTAATTATAATGCTCCAGTTCCATCAGCGCGGCGTAGGAGTTACCGAATATCTTATGATTGTATTCACGCGTAAAAACGGATGGCAGCACAATGATGCCCCGTATCGTGATGTTGGGGTCCAGATACTTCAACGCAAACGCCATATCGAGGAACATGCCGCTTCCAGTACCGCCGGCAACCGACATAACCAGCCAGGCATCCGTGCGCGAAGCGTCCACCTGGATGCCATGATCACGCAGCGTTTCCATGTGGCGAGCACTGTTGCGAATATCATCGAGGGTGGTTTGCAGCGCCTGACGGATACGGGGATAGTGCTTGAAGAAGGCCAGCCGGCCAAACATGCGAATCTGGGCCGCGCCATCTGAAATCTCGCCATGTTTCTCCAGTGATGGATCAAGCCAGGAGAAGATATTTGGATAGCTTTTTTGTTGGGAGAAATAGTTGCGCAGATCTGACTTGGTCAGCTCGACCATGACGGATTCCCGCGCCTGGAAATTGACCTGCTCGTAGAACCAGCTCAGCGCATTGCCATCCAATGTACGATTGCGCGTGTCAGTATCCACCCAGAGGTGGCCGATATGGCCAAGAGTAGGAACCCCGTAATGGTCGAAGAACATACGACGTAACTGCAAAAGTACTTGTTTACCAGTACCACCAAGACCAATCAGCAGGGTTGGGTGCTGGGTGATTACACGCTTGTTGTTGTCAGTCGCCATGGTGAAAGCTCCGTCGGCATGGTCAGAGGATGCCGCCGGCCAGCGAGCCGACGATGAGCACGAGCAGAATAAGCAGAACCGCCGCCCAAGCGACGATGACGACGCGGCTGACAATGAACACCAACGCCGTCACACTGAGCAGTGCAGCAGACAGAACGAACCACCCCATACCGAAGCCCAGCCACGGCAGAAGCAGCGGTATCGCGCTGACAGCGAAAAGTGCCCACAACCAAAGGGCAGCCGACAAATGTGATGGATGGACCCCCTTCTGGACGGTCCCCTTCAACAACATCCGGTAGATCGCATAAGCTGCCAATGGCGTACCCAGCAGGATTATGGCCAGGATTACGACATCCGAATTGTCAGGCATCGAAACAGTGAAATCGAACAGCCGGTGGGTCCCGCTCACTGTCTGCGCAGATGCCTGCCCAGCCACCAGCATACTGGCCGCTAGGCAGGGCCGCCGCACTACGGCCGCCAGCATTCTCAGGTGGCATAACTTTAGTCCCATCGTCATTCAACCACCTCGCTCAGTAAAATCCGTCGTCGTCTTCCGACGTCGGATCGGACACAGGTTCCAGAAAGAAACTGTAGAAGGACGGCAAAGCAGCGTCGTCCGCGGGCACGCTAACCTCGATCGCCCCGCCGCCGGATGGCAGCAGCCTCCCTGTTCGCAACTGACCATTGGCACTCACCAGGATGCCGACAGGCAGCCAACGCGCAGTGATGCTGCAGCGCTGATCGCTGCTCAACATGTAGGCGGGAGAAAACAAGGACGGAGCCAACAACTGTTCCTGGTTGGCATCATTGCGGCCGAGGAAGGCACGCGGTCGTGACAGTTGGAGCAAGACCCAGACGGCTCCTGCCAGCGCCAATGCGCCCAATACAATCCCCAGCAACAAAGGGCGCAGGGGATAACGGACATGCATTTCCACATCGATAGTCAGGGCATCCTGCGTCAATGCGTCGGTGCGCACGGAACCTCGAACCAGCTCTGTCAAGCGGTAGATACGCGATTGGATCGCCCGTTCCGGCTGGCGCAGATCACCAGGCGGCCCATCATAGCTCCAACCGACAGACAGTCCGTCTACAAGCCAAAGCTTGTTGCGTTCCACGCTGTAGCGGATGTTCAGCTTGCCCTTGACCGTTGTTTCATTCGCCATGGCCAGTTGCAACATGTCTGGATAGGACAGGTCGATGACATGGAAGGGCTGTACGGAGAAATCGATGCGGAACTTACGGCCTTCGGGTCCAAGGTCACTCTGTCTCGGAGTCACCTCCGCCTTGATCAGCCCCTCATTAACCAGTTTGGTGTGACCATCCAGCGATAGCCGCGCGTCAACTTGCGCATCCTTCAGAACGAAATTTTCGCCAGGTCGCACAGTGGCATCGAAACCGAAAGCGATCGTGTCACCAACCCCAAAATCACGAATTTCCAAACGGGTTTTACTATCCGTATCTGTAAGTAAGCGTACGGTGGCGCGTTCCTGCTTGACCAGATCCAGGATTACCTGACTGGTAGAACCAGCAATGTCGAACGGCGTGATGGGCAGCCACACATGCTCCACTCCCCGTCCAGGTTCTGCCCGCAAGTTCTGAAGAATGCTGCGCGCTGAAGCCTCCAAGGCCAGGACAGAGTCCCTGACAGTCGCATTGTCATCCGCGGCCTTCACCAAAAGATAGACAGCAAGCGCCCTTTGCCCCTGATAGTCAGCAGCACCACCGTCAACCGGAGAATAAATTCTCCCATTGAACGGTAGGCGCAACGGGACCAACACCAGATGAGCAACAGATCCAGATTGAAGCTCCCGCTCCCATTCCAACTGACTGGAACTTGAACGCGTATTGCGGCTGTCGGCGACATTATCCGTTACGATGATAGCGGACTGCCCTGGCTTGGCGATATCCATCCAGGACTTGATTGCCTGCCCCAGGTCCGTTATCTGCGCATCCAACGGAAGGGATTTAAGATCAAAGTTGGCCCGGCGGAGATTTTCATCAAACACAAAGCGTCGGCCAGATGTCTTCTCCAATCCCGATAAAAATACCTTCCAAGGTAGACTAAAACGAAATCCGTCCATCGATCCAGAATTGTCAATCAGTACATCGAATTCTGGTTTGGCGACAACTGCCTGATCGGCAGTCGCGCCGCCAGTTAACAGCAATGCCACCATCAGGAACCCGGCTAGAAGCCGCCGCATCACTCCACCCCCCCCGTTTCAGACGCCACCGGCAACTCAAACATGCGAACCCGCATGCCACCTTTTGTTTCGGTTGCGTAGATCACGCAATTTCCGACCAGAAGCGGTGGAAAGTTGCTCTTTACCGAGCCAGACAGATGCCGCTGAACCTCGGGGCCTTGTGAGGCTGTGTCCTGCTTCCACAAAGACAGGGTTGCCTCTCGTCCGGTGTTGGCCGCGCCAATCCCGGACAAGCCCGACATAGTCAGAATCTGATCTCCAATACGCAGCGGAGGGACTGGTCTGACATCAATGTCCCGGATACGCCAAGCCGTAGTACCATCAGGCAGCAGACACTCAATCTGCCTCTCGTCACCGAGGATCAGCCCGCCCGTCGCTGTGTCGATGGCACTGAACGAACTGCGCCCGTTGATTTTGGCAAGCAAATTTGGGCGCCCGTCCGGTACAAGCGGAAGACAGGCAACACCGTGGCTTTCCACTATCGTGGGCAAGTAAAGGTGGGCCGCCGGCTTGGCCCCACCAACCTGCCGTGCGCCCAGGTGACTCAGCCGGTGGTGATTTAGGCGTTCACGCATAGTATCTGGCAACAACGTCCCGTCGGGAACGGTCAATACCGTATCCGGCGCTCCCGCTGGGTTATCATGCCAATGCAGAATGGTGACGCCGTCGGTCAGCCAGAACCCCCCACCCTCTATTACCCCCATGACAATTCCCGCTGTGGGGTTGAGGGCGTCAGTCAGCAGTGGCCCTTGCTGCCATCTCTCCAATCCAAATCCGCGAACCAACGAAATCCGTCCCGACTGACGCAGTGCAACAACAAACCGACCGCTGCAATCAACAACATGACCCACCACCTCGTGCTGATCAGGCATTGGCACCTCAACCAACGCACCGCCCTGCCGCAGGCTTGGTGAACAGAAGAGCTTGACAGCAGTCGCCCCCTTGGCTGCGAGCAGGAAGCCGCCCTTCCCAACGGCGGGAGCGGCCAACCAAGTATCTGGGGCGGGCAACTCGCCCAGCATCGGAACGCGCGCGCCTCCCTGGCCATGGGCAAGGATGTGAGATTCGATCAGATATAAAGTATGGGTGCGACTGTTGATCCGGTTCACGACGACAAGGACACCCGCATCCAAGGGATACCAAGCCAGGGCCTGCTCATCCCCCCCCAAACCGACCAACCGCTCCAGAAGGCGAGGTTCTCCACCTTCCAACGCCATAACGTTTTCGCGTAGATCGGCGGGCATTGGCGGAAGAACCACGCAAACATTCTTCAACGGCAGTCCGCAAGCCTGGCAGTAGCGGGCGGCCTGCCGACTTCGCGCACCACAGATCGTGCAAACTCGGGAATGGCCGCCACATTGCCGGCAGCGATTGCCGGCGCCAGCCGTCGGCTGGAATTTATGGTCTTCCTCATGCACGAATGGGCACGGCTCACCGCTCACAAACACCATCCAATTGTTCTTACGACATCATATTCAAATTGCTAGCATACATCGTTTGATTATAACATAATATTTTGAGATACAAATTGCGATTGACGGGGGTGAATACAAGTTAAATCGATCATATATGAATACAATTGAGTAAGAATATTCTTGAATTCTTTTGGTTATACGGGAATTCACTTGCAGGCAACGGGGCATCGGGAATGGTTCAAATCGAACAGGACGACCATCAGGTTGACTTCAACGTCTTTGATGAACAGGCGTATGAGAAAACTAGCAGGTATCAAGTTCACGTACGAAGACATCTCCACGTGTTGTATGCCACCATGGCCACACTCTTATGGATTTTTACTTCATACATACTCTTCAATCAAAATGCCGACACACCAACAACGTCGCCGGACGTTAGCAGTGTAGTTTCTACCTCCGCTGCGTCGGAAAAGACAAGAGATGGACCACAGGAAAAATCCCCCACAAACCCCATGAAATCAGAAAATAATTCAAAAAATGAAAATATATCTCCTACTAATGCCGTCAGTAAAAATATAGATACACCAAAATCAACAGACAAAGGTGTAAATTCGACGCATATTGTATTCACAGTCGTTATAATTATTGTAATTTTTCTTTCCTATCTTGTTGCTATGGATATGAAAAAGCATCGAGGGTGTATCCGTTGGTTGATGAGCATCCGTCACTCGACATTTCGAAATCCAAGTCGTGAGTCAGCTCTTCGCTTGGTTGAAAGCCTAGCGGGCAAGAAGGAAATTACCGCTGTTCCCTTGGTGGCGTATCAGATTCAGGCACTTGTGAACGCTTGTAAGTGTCACTTGAATGACGCTGATTCGTTCAGTCGCGCATTGACTGATATGCCGCGGGTCACCGGCCAACCGCGGCGCGACCGTTCCCTTCAGCAGTTGCTGGTCAATCTTCTGCTCGCCGTTGGGATTATCGGCACTTTCTATGGCCTGATTCAGTTTCTCTCTAATGAGCAATTCCAGTTGGTCCTATCCAACCCGACATCAATCACCGACGTCAGTCTGGTTTCGATCGCTACCAGCTTCCAGATAGCATTTGGGACATCCCTGCTTGCCTATGGGGTGCACTCGGGTGGCCGCTTCATGGTGGATATCCTGGAAGAGGATATGGAGGCCACTTGGTCCATCTATCATGAACAACTGCTGCTGCCCCTCATTCACGCATTTCCGCTTCGGACCGCTGAGACAAGGCTGAACTGGGACAAAGCGACGCGAGACTCGCTACGCGACATGGCCACCGCCATCTCGACGGCCAGTAACGAAATACGGCAGACCCGCAGCGAGTTCCAGAAGGGGTTCGCGACCTTGGATGAACAGGCCGCGGCGCTGACGAAAGCCGCCAATGCGACCGCATTGGCGGCAACCGCCGCTGGCGAAGCCGCAACCAGCGTGGCGAACAGCGCACAAGCCATAACAATGGAAAGCCAGGCAACCGGAGGCATCGTCAAGGAAGGTGCTGATATTTTCCGAACTGCGGCGACGGATCTGACAGGGATCGTCGACAAGATGGCGGGCACTCTTACCGGTGCCCGGGAAGAACTGGCGAAAGCATCCGCCGCCCTTGGCCAATCCGCGCTTGAAGCAGGCGAAGCCCTGGCAAGCAATCTGGTTAAGGCAGGGCAGTCCATGCAGAACACGATGACAGCGTCCACCGTACAATTGTCCGAAGCCACGGAGAATTTAAAGAGCGCCACGCAGACGGCCGGCAAAAGCTTCGAGACGATGCGCGAAACCCTGGATTCAATCGCCAGCCTGGCAGCCGCCCTGAATCAGTCGACCAGTCAGTCTGGTAGTCAGATTCGTGACGCTGTGACGTCCATCCGTGAGGACATGCGCAATGGTCTGATTGAAGAGAGAACGCTGATCGAAACACTGAACAACAGTTTAACCAATCAAGATCAAGTGTTGCGCGACGTTTGCGAGTCTCTCGAAAAGTTTCGCGAACTTGTCAATATTGCCATGAACCACGCAAGGGTTCCGTGATGGGCCGCCATATCTCAAACTCTGGTGAAATCGCCTTCGCCGATGTCTCCATGGCCATCTTTGGCCCTGTGTTGCTGCTGTTCGTCATTTATATGATCAAGGCGATGGTCGGCGGCGGAGAGGGGCACAAGCTCTGCAAGATCGCGGCGCCAGAAGCGGTGCCTGGGTTGGCTCAGGAGTTGAGCGCCTGGAAACACATGGAAGAGAGGCAAGAGAAGCAAGATCGGGAAAGGTTGGAAAGACTCTGTCCGCGTGAGTTGAAACAACAGAAACTGACGAAGCCCGATGCTTCTCCCCCCCCCATCGCTCTGTTCTGTCCATCAGATCAGAGCCGTGTTGCACAGTCGGCCGGGATGGAAATTGGATCTCTTCGTGATCTCGCAGGCCAGCGGCTTGACACTCTTAAGATGCTGGCGCGTTGCACTGCTGATGTCACGATACCAGGTCCCAGCGAAGTCCAGGTGTATTTCAAATTCGGCACCTCGCATCCGGTGCAGAGCAAAACTGATCAAAGGGAGCTAACAGACGAGGAATTCCAAGTCAGCATGGATGGACAGGCTGCCAGAATTAAGACTGCGATAAAAAATTCACCTGAATATAACCGGATAGAATTCATCGGCCATACGGATAGCACAAAAGTAAGAACAGACCGTGAATGCGTCTGTAAAGTCGAAGACACGCAATGCCAATGCTTCAAAGACAATTATGACCTGTCCTACCAGCGGGCAAAGCGGGTCATGCTGGCCGTGCGCAGCTTTCTTGAACGGGACGAGAAAATCAAGGAGCGGCTCAATTCGCTGGGAACGGACCGATTGCGGCTGGTCGCGATCGGGGTGGCAGACGATGAACAAAAGCAACGTCCTCCGCCTGATCGGGTCACAGAATCCGAAACTGAAAGAAGGGATCGCGACGCGAAGAATCGTCGAATTGAGATCGGCTATCTCAAGGATGAGCGCCTGCAGAAGGAAAACGAACAGTGACGGTACCTGCGCGGATGGGCTGGACCTTTCCCGGTGGCTTCGTCACCGTCGGGCATCCGGAGGATCATGAGCTCCCTGCCCATGGTCGGGTGGCACGGGCCTTTCAGTTGGGGGGCGCGCGCCACCCCGAGCATCCGCTCGTGGATCTCGGCCTATTCCGCCGATTATGTGCAGCGGGATTATGGGACGCGGCGATGCGGCGGCGCCCGGGTCAACTGCGTGACCCACAGCAGATACTCAAGCTTCTGCCGACCGGAGCCAATGATGCGACGGCGCTTACAGATTTGACCAAAGCAGAAGCGGTTGCCATTGCCGGCGCCTCAGGGGGGCGGCTGCCAGATGAGACCGAGATGGACCGGCTGCTTCGAGCCAGTAAGGACATCTTCAGCCGTTTACCAAGCGGAATACCGCTCTGGACGGCCTCTCTCTGGTCGGATTGGAGTTATCGACTAGTGGTTCCGGACCAGCATGCCTCCGGCTGGCGGGCATTGCCTGGCAGGCGCCTGCCAGATTTGCGGGCCAATGCCCCGGCCTGCCTGTTCATCGTTGGCTATCCGGTACTGCGAAGGCCAGCAGCAACCGACCAAACTGCCGGTTGCGTCGTTATCCGCGATTGGGAGGGGTGAAGCGATTGTCAGGCAAACATACCACGCCTCCAAAGTGCTCCGTCTGCCTGAGCACCTATGCGTCTGAGGTCTTGCAATGGCGCTGCCCGAAAGTCTGTCCTTCTCAAGGCAAGCGGCATAACCATGCCGATCCTTACGTTGCCAGCGATAGTGCATCGCTGATCCGGTGCCCAGATTGCCGTCGGAACCTGCTTTCCGAAGCCAATGTCGCTGGGTGCGGACACCCGCAGATGCAACCCATGGAGACCGAACACCGACAACACCGGCACGTCGTGCTTCTTGGCCTGGATCCACATCATCAGGGATGGCGGATGGAGGACAGGCGGGCGATCGCCACATTGATTGCCTCCCTGACCCATGATGAGCCGGCTTATGCACCTGGGCAAATGGAAACCTGGCTGCACTGGCGGCAGGCCCGACCTGATCTGGGGTGGGTTTCATTGAAGGACCGCCGCCCCATGTTCATGGCACGGCGGTCAGGTGCAGGCGACCGGCAGCTGTGTCTTCTGCACATATGGACCATTGACGATCCACCGGATGAGGATTGCGAGCACCGGGCGGTGTTGGGCCAAAGGCTGGCGCTGGCTGATGCCGTGGTCGTTCTGGTGCCAGCTCGTGTTCTGCTTGATCAGCAAAGCGGCGGCAGTGGCGGGTGGATAGAGGCGCTGGAAACGCTTGCCCGCGATATACAAGGTGGCGCGGCACTCTTTCTTTGCCTGACCGGGGCCGAGGCGCTGCTGTCCCTGCTTGATCCTTCGCCGGCAGTCGTTGCTGCCCACCTACCCACACCGGCGGCACGGTCAAGATGGCTTGAGCGCTGCGCCAGATTTGATCGCCTTGTCGGACTAAAGGCCCGATTCCGCGCTGTCCACTCGCTGATGATCGCCAGTCAGGACTTCGATGGCCTGACGGATCTGTCCACCTGGACCTCATGGGCTATTAAGGAGGAGAGTTTACATGTTGGCGGAAGCGCAACCTGACAGATTGGCCGCTGAGCATTGCCTGACGATGTTCAAGTATGTTCGCACCTTGATCTGGCGCGTGCATAGTCTGATCGTCTTCCGCAACCCGCCGCCTAAGCCAGAAGCACCGACAATGGCGGAACGCGACCTATTTCTGCTGAATGTTCCTGCCAACATACGTGAACTAAGTGCGTCTCGCTGGGCGATCTTTTTACTCACTTTCTCTTCCGCATTGACGGTTGCCGAAGACTCTAAAGGTGCCGGCTTCTGGATGCAATTCATTGACGCCGTCAGCAGCACCAGCGTTGAAATATCTCTTTTTATTTTGGGAATACTCCGATCAATTGCATTTATTCGCAACACTTCTCTAATTTTTATTCAATTAATTTTTACTATTGCAGCCGCTTTGATTACGAAATTATTGCAGATACCACATGAGCCGATCGCTCTTTTATTTATCATTTCCGCCTTTATGTCGATCGCCTTCTGGATCTCCGCATGGACAATCGATAAGCAATACTTATCGCCAACCGGCACTTTCTATTGGCTTGCAATACGACTTGTCTACGTATCGCAGTTCTGCATAATCATGCTCACAATCCCCTTGTTCCTCTGGTTGAACAAATTAGCTGGAACAATAGATAGTAGCACGGATAAGTCAAAACGCTGCTGTACCCCTGGATGCCCTAAGTATCAGTGGGAACTGGGGCGACAATGCAAGCCGTGCGAACAGGACGGGGTCACTTCCTATGTGCGCGTAGATCGCGCTATTGACCGGCCCTATGTCAGCATCTGCCCCGCCTGTTGCAGCAGTCATCATATCTGGCATGCCGGGAAGATGAAAGAGACGCTGCACCTCAGGAGGACAGAGTGCATCTGGTCGGATCAGGGCTGCACCCAGGATGAAGGGCATAAAGCCATCCAGATTGTCGGAACTGGCGGCGTCGATACTACACCTGTACTGCAATGGATCGTTGAGCAGGTGACAGAAGTCAAGAATTGGAAAAGGCCAGAAAAGTGGCCGTACAGGTTACCCCTTAAACTGGCAGGCCTTTCTACAACGCGCCCCCTCAAGCTGACCGTGTATGAATATAACAGCTCACAGACCTTGCTTCATGAAGACATTCCTGTGCTGTTGGTGCTGCCCAAACCTGGACTTCTTCAGGATTTTCCCAGCACCCCAATCAATATCGCTTTGGATGGCTTGGTCTTTGCCAGTAAGCGGCCCTTTATCTGGATATGGTGGCCGGACACCTATGGCCCCCCGCCTGGAACAGATAGGGTTGGCGTTGTCACCAATGCGATAGAGCTGAGCCGGGTATTGGACATACGGAGTATGACCGCCGCTGTCAGAACCGAGCGCAAGCTCGTGGAGGTCATGAAATGACCCAGATATCCAATGGTAGGTGGGTTGTCCGTGAGAATGGATTACTGGACGGGCTTTATGTAAAATGGCGGCGCCAGGGTGATGATCTGGGCTTGATGTTACTTGATTTCGCCGATCATCCACGGCGTACAACCCTTATTTCCATCGGCGACCAGTCCTTGATCGATGAGCCAAGGATAGAGATCGACCATACATTGGATCTGATGCTGAGCTACTATGGCAAGCTGGCCCATGATGAGGCTTGGCTCACCATACTGGGAGCTGAAATGCTGCCCATTCCCCTTGTATATTCCCGTCGGGAAGACCTGTTGGAGTTGCTTACACGGCTGCGTGGCCCTTTACGCACCCATTACGGACCCTGGTGGAGTGTAACGCAGGCGGCAGCCGATGTGCTGAAAGCAAGAGCGGGGTGGATCTTGCGGCACATAGTGTGGTGGGCTGCCGATGATCAGGCCCAGCCGACACCATGGGGTTGGCAAGAGACACCCGATAACGACTTGAATGCGTCAGAAGCCCCTCGTGGACAAAGGCTGGGCGGAGAAAAAGGCTGGCGGGCTTGCCTGTATCAGGAATTTCGAGGGCTACCAGTGCCTCGCCCTCAGGAACGTATGGTCATCACGCTTGATACACCCCGTGCCGCCGATATCCGCCTCACCGACGAAATGAAGAGAGCAGGCGGAACCGTAGAGCCATGGGCAACAGGTACACGCATCGTGCTTCCAGGCTGGAACCTGCAAATGATGCGTCCCGTGATACGCCTTGCCTACCTGCCGAACGCTGTCGATGTGGAGGCAGCAACATTGGACAAGGTCACGCGCCTGCTGCCGCTGGTCGATCCGTCAGGTCTCTGGTCGGGTTTGTCGGGGCCGCCCACAAGAGTTAGCACACAGGCCGCCGCGCAAATGCAAAAGCCACCTGCTCGGCGCAAACGCTGAACAAATGGGTTGATCGCGCAGAGGGCGAAGGTGCCCGACGGGCAGCAACCTTTACTGATACTATCCGGTCCGGCAAGCAATACGATCCGGGCGCAACTCGCAGTGGTCAGTTGTTCAAGAGCCAGAAGGCGATGCCACCGACCCCGAAAACGCTCACCAGAAACAGCAGGTGACATACACGCTTCATAGCAATCATTCTGGCGTTAAAAGTCCTTTAAGATGAAACTCCTCCGGCATCCCCGGGTGAGTTTCCGCCCTTCCCCACTCCGGTCCTGAACGGATGAGGTACACAATGTCTGACAGACATGATTGATCAACCGCCACACCCCCGGTCCGTACCGTCCCCTGCCGCACGGGCTAAGCGGGTGTTCATGCTCGGCGCGACCGGCACCATCGGTCAGGCAACGGTCCGGGCTCTGGTGGCACGCGGGCATGAAGTTATCTGCTTCATCCGACCACGCGCCGGTGTCGGCGGGAGGCTGACGCCAGAGGACAGCGCCCTCCTTCTGCCGGATGCCCATTTGCGCTATGGTGACGTGACGGACCCCGCATCTCTCAGGCGTGACGGGTTCCGTGGCGAGCATTTTGATGCGCTGATCTCATGCCTCGCTTCCCGCACGGGCACGCCGAAGGACGCCTGGGCCATAGACCATCAGGCGCATATACATGCACTCGTCGCAGCAAAGGAGGCCGGTGTTTCCCATATGGTTCTGCTCTCCGCCATCTGCGTGCAGAAGCCTCTTCTGGCGTTTCAGCAGGCGAAACTGGCTTTCGAAACGGCATTAATCGAATCCGGGCTCTCATACTCCATCGTGCGCGCCACCGCATTCTTCAAATCGCTGTCCGGCCAGATCGATCGGGTGAAAAGCGGCAAACCCTATTTGATATTCGGCGATGGGATGCTCACCGCCTGTAAACCGATCAGCGATGAAGATCTTGGGGCCTTTCTTGTCGAATGTCTCGATGATCCGGCGCGCCAGAACCATATCCTGCCGATCGGTGGTCCTGGCCCCGCATTAACGCCAAAGCAGCAGGGCGAGATGTTGTTCGCACTCCTGAAACGCCCACCCCGTTTCAGTCACGTGCCGGTGGGCCTGCTTGATGCCATTATCGCCGGGCTGGCCTTCGCGGGACGGTTCTCGCCCACCCTCGCGGACAAGGCGGAACTTGCCCGGATCGGACGCTATTACGCTACTCAATCAATGCTGGTTCTTGATCCCGCTACCGGA from Niveispirillum cyanobacteriorum includes these protein-coding regions:
- a CDS encoding NAD(P)H-binding protein; amino-acid sequence: MLGATGTIGQATVRALVARGHEVICFIRPRAGVGGRLTPEDSALLLPDAHLRYGDVTDPASLRRDGFRGEHFDALISCLASRTGTPKDAWAIDHQAHIHALVAAKEAGVSHMVLLSAICVQKPLLAFQQAKLAFETALIESGLSYSIVRATAFFKSLSGQIDRVKSGKPYLIFGDGMLTACKPISDEDLGAFLVECLDDPARQNHILPIGGPGPALTPKQQGEMLFALLKRPPRFSHVPVGLLDAIIAGLAFAGRFSPTLADKAELARIGRYYATQSMLVLDPATGCYDEAATPSTGKDTLGEFYARVICGQERSERGDHAVF